From Pseudomonas alcaligenes, a single genomic window includes:
- a CDS encoding extracellular solute-binding protein, producing MRTLLPLLLGLAMSFPAFATLSESHGYAQFGTLKYPASFTHFDWVNPDAPKGGTLRVMAYGTFDTLNAYSFKGSSPSAAPNFLQYGVSELNEPLMAGTGQYDPSGDEPAASYGLIAKSVEFNEDRSWVVFNLREEARFHDGKPITAYDVAFSYRLLVKQGHPQYRTSLQEVQRVDILDRHRIRFVLKRAGNPLLILRLGELPVLPQHYWKNRDFKATSFEPPLGSGPYRITKVVPGRSLVFERVKDWWGEQLPVNRGKYNFDRVEVEFYRDSDVAFEAFKAGEFDFYIEHQAKNWANGYRFPAIARGEVIRAEIPHQIPTQTQALFMNSRRAIFADRQVREAMGLMFDFEWTNRALFNSAYQRASSYYPNSEFSATGKPEGGEWLLLSPYRKQLPAELFSEPFSVPHTDGRGIPRETLRRALGLLAEAGWHSSGQGLKNAKGEPLRFEILLVNPNLERILQPYVANLASLGIRASLRTVDRAQYKQRLDQFDYDMVLMTLPQSLSPGLEQWQYFHSSQAAVKGSKNYAGITHPVVDRLLEKLLAAQTRDEQVAAAKALDRVLLWQHYSIPNWYINNHRLAYRNRFAFVTTPPYTLGLRAWWLKPTETAP from the coding sequence ATGCGTACCCTGCTCCCGCTGTTACTCGGCCTGGCCATGAGCTTTCCTGCCTTCGCGACCCTCAGCGAAAGCCATGGCTACGCCCAGTTCGGCACGCTCAAATACCCCGCCAGCTTCACCCACTTCGACTGGGTCAACCCGGATGCGCCCAAAGGCGGCACCCTGCGGGTCATGGCCTATGGCACCTTTGACACCCTCAACGCCTACAGTTTCAAGGGCAGCAGCCCGTCGGCAGCGCCCAACTTCCTGCAATATGGGGTCAGTGAGCTGAACGAGCCGCTGATGGCCGGCACCGGCCAATACGATCCATCCGGCGATGAGCCGGCCGCCAGCTACGGCCTGATCGCCAAATCGGTGGAGTTCAACGAGGATCGCAGCTGGGTGGTGTTCAACCTGCGCGAGGAAGCCCGTTTCCACGACGGCAAGCCGATCACCGCCTACGACGTGGCGTTCTCCTACCGCCTGCTGGTCAAGCAGGGCCACCCGCAGTACCGCACCAGCCTGCAGGAAGTGCAGCGGGTCGACATCCTCGACCGCCACCGCATCCGCTTCGTCCTCAAGCGCGCCGGCAACCCGCTGCTGATCCTGCGCCTGGGCGAGCTGCCGGTGCTGCCCCAGCACTACTGGAAGAACCGCGACTTCAAGGCCACCAGCTTCGAACCGCCGCTGGGCAGCGGCCCCTACCGCATCACCAAGGTGGTACCGGGACGCAGCCTGGTGTTCGAACGGGTCAAGGACTGGTGGGGCGAGCAACTGCCGGTCAACCGCGGCAAGTACAACTTCGACCGGGTCGAGGTGGAGTTCTATCGCGATAGCGACGTCGCCTTCGAGGCCTTCAAGGCCGGCGAATTCGACTTCTACATCGAGCACCAGGCGAAGAACTGGGCCAATGGCTACCGCTTCCCGGCCATCGCCCGCGGCGAGGTGATCCGCGCCGAGATCCCCCACCAGATCCCCACCCAGACCCAGGCACTGTTCATGAACAGCCGCCGCGCCATCTTCGCCGACCGCCAGGTGCGCGAAGCCATGGGCCTGATGTTCGACTTCGAGTGGACCAACCGCGCCTTGTTCAACAGCGCCTACCAGCGCGCCAGCAGCTACTACCCGAACAGCGAGTTCAGCGCCACCGGCAAGCCCGAGGGCGGCGAATGGCTGCTACTGTCGCCGTACCGCAAACAACTGCCGGCCGAGCTGTTCAGTGAGCCCTTCAGCGTGCCGCATACCGACGGCCGCGGCATCCCGCGGGAAACCCTGCGCCGCGCTTTGGGTCTATTGGCCGAAGCCGGCTGGCACTCCTCCGGCCAGGGCCTGAAAAATGCCAAGGGTGAGCCGTTGCGTTTCGAGATTCTGCTGGTCAATCCCAACCTGGAACGCATCCTCCAGCCCTACGTGGCCAACCTCGCCAGCCTCGGCATCCGCGCCAGCCTGCGCACCGTCGACCGCGCCCAGTACAAGCAGCGCCTCGACCAGTTCGATTACGACATGGTGCTGATGACCCTGCCGCAGAGCCTCAGCCCCGGCCTGGAACAATGGCAGTACTTCCACTCCAGCCAGGCCGCAGTCAAAGGCAGCAAGAACTACGCGGGCATCACCCACCCGGTGGTCGACCGCCTGCTGGAAAAACTTCTCGCCGCGCAGACCCGCGACGAACAGGTCGCCGCCGCCAAAGCCCTGGATCGCGTCCTGCTTTGGCAGCACTACAGCATTCCCAACTGGTACATCAACAATCACCGCCTGGCGTACCGCAACCGGTTCGCCTTCGTCACCACCCCGCCCTACACCCTGGGGCTGCGGGCCTGGTGGCTGAAGCCCACGGAGACTGCACCATGA
- a CDS encoding HDOD domain-containing protein, producing MQAWIDRLNQAELPALAAVVQDLHRLSQADSSSVQQLADVLLRDASLTSKVLRIGNSVYYNPSQESIRTISRAIVLIGFDNVRLIGMSVSLIDSLLIRAPREQLQMLLARSFHAAVQARNIAGYVLAKNQEEVFIAALLHTVGELAFWSCGGDQADELAALLDRPGMNEDEAVRQVLGTSFRQLTQGLVKSWNLGELASFAHGSGNQHDPAVRAINLGVKISEAALEGWDSPGMEVLVQQLADFTDISPEDALKQVLESADEAVEVAATFGASQLCRLIPNTNPEQIKLQQQERKARLLQPDLLVLQQALQDLGMMVNQKGDVGLILDTLLKGLHQGAGLERVMLAVLADGQSRFRAKRVIGEGTENWLSDFQLPANQREQPHIFSYVLRNREAIWMGVPASYNLNELVTLPMRQHLGQGMFLIAPLLAGTREIGVLYADCRASGRALKHEQFVAFQRFTQLTGRCLEALSKR from the coding sequence TTGCAGGCATGGATAGATCGTCTTAATCAGGCCGAATTACCGGCGCTCGCAGCGGTGGTGCAGGATCTGCATCGCCTGTCCCAGGCCGACAGTTCCTCGGTGCAGCAGCTGGCTGACGTGCTGCTGCGTGACGCCTCGCTGACTTCCAAGGTGCTGCGCATCGGCAACAGCGTCTACTACAACCCCTCGCAGGAAAGCATCCGCACCATTTCCCGGGCCATCGTGCTGATCGGCTTCGACAACGTGCGCCTGATCGGTATGTCGGTCAGCCTGATCGACAGCCTGCTCATCCGCGCGCCGCGCGAGCAGCTGCAGATGCTCCTGGCGCGCTCGTTCCATGCCGCGGTGCAGGCGCGCAACATCGCCGGCTATGTGCTGGCCAAGAACCAGGAAGAGGTGTTCATCGCCGCGCTGCTGCACACGGTGGGTGAGCTGGCCTTCTGGAGCTGCGGCGGCGATCAGGCCGACGAGCTGGCGGCGCTGCTGGATCGCCCCGGCATGAACGAGGACGAGGCGGTGCGCCAGGTGCTCGGTACCAGTTTCCGCCAGCTGACCCAGGGCCTGGTGAAGAGCTGGAACCTCGGCGAGCTGGCCAGCTTCGCCCATGGCAGCGGCAATCAGCACGACCCGGCGGTGCGCGCGATCAACCTCGGGGTGAAGATCAGCGAGGCCGCGCTGGAAGGCTGGGACTCGCCGGGCATGGAAGTGCTGGTGCAGCAACTGGCCGACTTCACCGACATCAGCCCGGAAGATGCCCTCAAGCAGGTGCTGGAAAGCGCCGACGAGGCGGTCGAAGTGGCGGCTACCTTCGGCGCCAGCCAGCTGTGCCGGCTGATTCCCAATACCAACCCGGAACAGATCAAGCTGCAGCAGCAGGAGCGCAAGGCGCGCCTGTTGCAGCCGGATCTGCTGGTGCTGCAGCAGGCGCTGCAGGATCTGGGCATGATGGTCAATCAGAAGGGCGATGTCGGGCTGATCCTCGACACCCTGCTCAAGGGCCTGCACCAGGGCGCCGGGCTGGAGCGGGTGATGCTGGCGGTACTGGCCGACGGGCAGAGCCGCTTCCGTGCCAAGCGGGTGATCGGCGAGGGTACGGAGAACTGGCTGAGTGACTTCCAGCTGCCGGCCAACCAGCGCGAACAGCCGCATATCTTCAGCTATGTGCTGCGCAACCGCGAAGCGATCTGGATGGGCGTGCCGGCCAGCTACAACCTCAACGAACTGGTGACCCTGCCGATGCGCCAGCACCTGGGGCAGGGCATGTTCCTGATTGCTCCGCTGCTGGCCGGAACTCGCGAGATCGGCGTGCTGTATGCCGATTGCCGGGCTTCCGGGCGGGCGCTCAAACATGAGCAGTTCGTTGCCTTTCAGCGCTTCACCCAGCTGACCGGGCGCTGCCTGGAGGCGTTGAGCAAGCGCTGA
- a CDS encoding LysM peptidoglycan-binding domain-containing protein: MLLLLSRTMNPSALARRAKALAVLLCIGLAGCQSMHNADDNGRDTDRAVSLQQEPEWLSDTPTADKPQDIWDRMRGGFKLQDEIGINPRIENQRLWFVSNPSFLENASDRGSLYIHYVVERLEERDMPMELALLPVIESAYNPFAYSRSDAVGLWQFIPATGRHFNLRQTSWYDGRRDITASTNAALNYLSRLHDMFNGDWLLALAAYNAGEGTVSRAIERNQKLGLPTDYWNLPLPKETQDYVPKLLALSQIVMSPDAYGVALSPIANEPYFEEIAIKQNLDLTRVAAMADMDADELYNLNPAFKKRITMDGPRHLLVPTDKAEMLSANLALMKPQAQVSWQEYRVRSGDNLHSIANRYGLTVGTLKDVNKLGSNHLRVGQLLSIPAAGSEPQQPIHQQVAKAAPTVSPRRYTVKSGDTLWQIANANDVSLKDLQRWNRLNAKSRLSLGQVLEIRGGSGGTGNSLAASKPGKSASKRQAVTYYRVKQGDSMYLIARRFNVDMDNLQRWNPRSDSSALKPGQTLTLYLD; encoded by the coding sequence ATGCTTTTATTACTTTCAAGAACAATGAATCCATCGGCATTGGCACGGCGAGCGAAGGCTCTGGCAGTGCTGCTGTGCATCGGCCTGGCCGGCTGCCAGAGCATGCACAACGCCGATGACAACGGCCGCGACACCGATCGCGCCGTCAGCCTGCAACAGGAGCCCGAGTGGCTCAGCGACACCCCCACGGCAGACAAACCCCAGGACATCTGGGATCGCATGCGTGGTGGTTTCAAGCTGCAGGACGAAATCGGCATCAACCCGCGCATCGAGAACCAGCGCCTGTGGTTCGTCAGCAACCCGTCCTTCCTGGAAAACGCCAGCGACCGCGGCAGCCTGTACATCCATTACGTGGTCGAGCGCCTGGAAGAGCGCGACATGCCGATGGAACTGGCCCTGCTGCCGGTCATCGAAAGCGCCTACAACCCCTTTGCCTACTCGCGTAGCGACGCAGTCGGTCTGTGGCAGTTCATCCCCGCCACCGGCCGCCACTTCAACCTGCGCCAGACCAGCTGGTACGACGGCCGCCGCGACATCACCGCCTCGACCAATGCCGCGCTCAACTACCTGAGCCGCCTGCACGACATGTTCAACGGCGACTGGCTGCTGGCCCTGGCCGCCTATAACGCCGGCGAAGGCACGGTGAGCCGGGCCATCGAGCGCAACCAGAAGCTCGGCCTGCCGACTGACTACTGGAACCTGCCGCTGCCCAAGGAAACCCAGGACTACGTGCCCAAGCTGCTGGCCCTGTCGCAGATCGTCATGTCGCCGGATGCCTACGGCGTGGCGCTCAGCCCGATCGCCAACGAGCCGTATTTCGAAGAGATCGCGATCAAGCAGAACCTCGACCTGACCCGGGTCGCGGCCATGGCCGACATGGATGCCGACGAGCTGTACAACCTCAACCCGGCCTTCAAGAAACGCATCACCATGGACGGCCCGCGCCACCTGCTGGTGCCCACCGACAAGGCCGAAATGCTCTCCGCCAACCTGGCTCTGATGAAGCCCCAGGCCCAGGTGAGCTGGCAGGAATACCGCGTACGCTCCGGCGACAACCTGCACAGCATCGCCAACCGCTACGGCCTGACGGTAGGCACCCTGAAGGACGTCAACAAGCTCGGCAGCAACCACCTGCGGGTCGGCCAGTTGCTGAGCATCCCGGCCGCCGGTAGCGAACCGCAACAGCCGATCCATCAGCAGGTGGCCAAGGCCGCGCCGACCGTGAGCCCGCGCCGCTATACGGTGAAAAGCGGCGACACCCTGTGGCAGATCGCCAATGCCAACGACGTTTCGCTCAAGGATCTGCAGCGCTGGAACCGCCTCAACGCCAAGAGCCGGCTGAGCCTCGGCCAGGTGCTGGAAATCCGCGGCGGCTCGGGCGGCACCGGCAACTCGCTGGCGGCCAGCAAACCGGGCAAGAGCGCCAGCAAGCGTCAGGCGGTGACCTACTACCGGGTCAAGCAGGGCGATTCGATGTACCTGATCGCCCGCCGCTTCAATGTCGACATGGACAACCTGCAGCGCTGGAACCCGCGCAGCGACAGCAGCGCCCTCAAGCCCGGGCAGACCCTGACCCTGTACCTCGACTGA
- the gloB gene encoding hydroxyacylglutathione hydrolase gives MFQIDALPAFSDNYLWLLQDHAQQRCAVVDPGDAAPVLAWLDAHPGWQLSDILITHHHPDHIGGVAQLKAASGATVYGPARENIPARDIALDEGARIQVLGRDFLIYAVPGHTLGHIAYHQAEAGWLFCGDTLFAAGCGRLFEGTPAQMHNSLQRLAALPDATLVFCTHEYTLSNLHFARAVEPANTIIAERFAEVSALRAAGKISLPSTIALEKASNPFLRCTQNAVKEKVDERDGSRQRSADEVFASLRAWKDVFKTG, from the coding sequence ATGTTTCAGATCGACGCCCTTCCCGCCTTCAGCGACAACTACCTGTGGCTGCTCCAGGATCACGCACAGCAGCGCTGCGCGGTGGTCGACCCCGGTGACGCCGCACCAGTGCTGGCCTGGCTGGACGCCCATCCGGGCTGGCAGCTGAGCGACATCCTGATCACCCACCATCACCCCGATCACATCGGCGGCGTGGCCCAGCTCAAGGCCGCCAGCGGCGCCACCGTCTACGGCCCAGCCCGGGAAAACATCCCGGCGCGCGACATCGCTCTCGACGAAGGTGCGCGCATCCAGGTGCTCGGCCGCGACTTCCTTATTTATGCAGTGCCCGGGCATACCCTCGGCCATATCGCCTACCACCAGGCCGAGGCCGGCTGGTTGTTCTGCGGCGACACCCTGTTCGCCGCCGGCTGCGGCCGCCTGTTCGAAGGCACGCCGGCGCAGATGCACAACTCGCTGCAGCGCCTGGCGGCCCTGCCCGATGCCACCCTGGTGTTCTGCACCCACGAATACACGCTGAGCAACCTGCACTTCGCCCGCGCCGTGGAACCGGCCAACACAATTATCGCCGAACGCTTCGCCGAGGTCAGCGCGCTGCGCGCCGCCGGCAAGATCAGCCTGCCGTCGACTATTGCCCTGGAGAAAGCCAGTAACCCGTTTCTGCGCTGCACGCAAAACGCGGTAAAGGAAAAAGTCGACGAGCGGGACGGTTCCCGGCAACGCTCGGCAGACGAGGTGTTCGCCAGCCTGCGCGCCTGGAAGGACGTGTTCAAGACTGGTTAA
- a CDS encoding class I SAM-dependent methyltransferase, with translation MSEQPFALADCDWLELTQAARQWLASPLGELLLAEERLALEAELARYFGGYLVHYGPGQAEPPRAPQIRCNVRLGAPLAGVDIACEEQAWPLGEHAADVVVLQHGLDFCLSPHGLLREAAHSVRPGGYLLIVGVNPWSTWGLRHYFARDGFRRARCIAPARLTDWLNLLGFALEKRRFGCYRPPLASAAWQSRLARLETWGSAWQAPGAGFYLLVARKLVVGLRPLRPVQRATMGKLLPMPVAKVSRRDSEQ, from the coding sequence ATGAGCGAGCAGCCCTTTGCCCTGGCCGACTGTGACTGGCTGGAACTGACCCAGGCCGCGCGCCAGTGGCTGGCCTCGCCGCTGGGCGAGCTGCTGCTGGCCGAGGAGCGCCTGGCGCTGGAAGCCGAACTGGCGCGCTACTTCGGCGGCTACCTGGTGCATTACGGCCCGGGGCAGGCCGAACCGCCGCGGGCGCCGCAGATCCGCTGCAACGTGCGCCTGGGAGCGCCGCTGGCGGGAGTCGACATCGCCTGCGAGGAGCAGGCCTGGCCGCTGGGCGAGCATGCCGCCGATGTGGTGGTGCTGCAGCATGGCCTGGATTTCTGCCTGTCGCCCCACGGTCTGTTGCGCGAGGCGGCCCACAGCGTGCGCCCCGGCGGCTATCTGCTGATCGTCGGGGTCAACCCCTGGAGCACCTGGGGCCTGCGTCATTACTTCGCACGCGATGGTTTTCGCCGGGCGCGCTGCATCGCTCCGGCCCGTTTGACGGACTGGCTCAACCTGCTGGGCTTCGCGCTGGAGAAACGCCGCTTCGGGTGCTATCGTCCGCCGCTCGCTTCGGCAGCCTGGCAGTCACGCCTGGCTCGTCTGGAGACCTGGGGCAGTGCCTGGCAAGCGCCGGGCGCCGGCTTCTATCTGCTGGTGGCGCGCAAGCTGGTGGTCGGCCTGCGCCCACTGCGACCGGTGCAACGGGCCACGATGGGCAAGTTGCTGCCAATGCCGGTGGCCAAAGTCAGCCGCCGCGATTCCGAGCAATAG
- the rnhA gene encoding ribonuclease HI, with the protein MSEDIVEIYTDGACKGNPGPGGWGALLIFKGAEKELWGGEPNTTNNRMELMAAICALIALTRPCSVRLVTDSQYVMKGIQEWMPNWKKRGWKTAAKEPVKNADLWQALDEQVNRHNVTWQWVRGHTGHPGNEKADQLANRGVDEVRGMKHA; encoded by the coding sequence ATGAGCGAAGACATAGTCGAGATCTACACCGATGGCGCCTGCAAGGGCAATCCCGGCCCGGGCGGCTGGGGCGCGCTGTTGATCTTCAAGGGTGCGGAAAAAGAACTCTGGGGCGGTGAGCCCAATACCACCAACAACCGCATGGAGCTGATGGCGGCGATCTGCGCGCTGATCGCGCTGACCCGTCCCTGTTCGGTGCGTCTGGTGACCGACTCGCAGTACGTGATGAAGGGCATCCAGGAGTGGATGCCGAACTGGAAGAAGCGCGGCTGGAAGACCGCCGCCAAGGAGCCGGTGAAGAACGCCGACCTGTGGCAGGCGCTGGACGAGCAGGTCAACCGCCACAATGTGACCTGGCAATGGGTGCGCGGGCATACCGGCCACCCGGGCAACGAGAAGGCCGATCAGCTGGCCAACCGCGGCGTCGATGAAGTAAGAGGTATGAAGCATGCGTAG
- the dnaQ gene encoding DNA polymerase III subunit epsilon, whose translation MRSVVLDTETTGMPVGDGHRIIEIGCVELEGRRLTGRHFHVYLNPDREIDEGAIAVHGITNEFVADKPRFKDVADEFFAFIEGAQLIIHNAAFDVGFINNEFALLGQSERSDVSDYCSILDTLLMARERHPGQRNNLDALCKRYGVDNSGRDLHGALLDAEILADVYLTMTGGQTHLSLAGEGGDGSGRVLPSPIRRLDAARNLTRVLRASDEELAAHAARLAAIEKSAGGPSLWAKLDAPSES comes from the coding sequence ATGCGTAGTGTGGTCCTGGATACCGAAACCACCGGTATGCCGGTCGGCGATGGTCACCGCATCATCGAGATCGGCTGCGTCGAGCTGGAAGGCCGCCGTCTGACCGGGCGGCATTTCCATGTCTACCTCAACCCGGATCGCGAGATCGACGAGGGCGCCATCGCCGTCCACGGCATCACCAACGAGTTCGTTGCCGACAAGCCGCGCTTCAAGGACGTGGCCGACGAGTTCTTCGCCTTTATCGAAGGCGCCCAGCTGATCATCCACAATGCGGCGTTCGACGTCGGCTTCATCAACAACGAGTTCGCCCTGCTCGGGCAGAGCGAGCGCAGCGACGTCAGCGACTACTGCTCGATCCTCGACACCCTGCTGATGGCCCGCGAGCGCCACCCGGGCCAGCGCAACAACCTCGATGCCCTGTGCAAACGCTATGGCGTCGACAACTCCGGTCGCGACCTGCACGGCGCATTGCTCGACGCCGAGATTCTCGCCGACGTCTACCTGACCATGACCGGTGGCCAGACCCACCTGTCGCTGGCCGGCGAGGGTGGCGATGGCTCCGGGCGCGTGCTGCCCAGCCCGATCCGCCGTCTGGATGCCGCACGCAACCTGACCCGCGTGCTGCGGGCCAGCGACGAGGAACTGGCGGCCCATGCCGCGCGCCTGGCCGCCATCGAGAAGTCGGCTGGCGGCCCCTCGCTGTGGGCCAAGCTGGACGCGCCCAGCGAGTCTTGA